The Hevea brasiliensis isolate MT/VB/25A 57/8 chromosome 1, ASM3005281v1, whole genome shotgun sequence DNA segment AGAAGAGGAACCTGTTATCAAAGCCTGCGAAACCCATCAAGGAAAGGTCCCTCCAAGCTAACAAAAACCTTATACATTTTCTTATCCTCATAGTTCCATAGAATGTGAAATATTGTTCTGCATTAGCAACCCAGCCCTCTGGATCCACTCCATtacatttagtcatttttatttGTTTCGCGATGGCTAGAGCTTCCTCCTGTGGTGTTGTTCGATTGTCACTATGGGCTGTCAATGTCAATGTAGCACCAGAGGATGACTGTTGAAGGTGCTGATGATTAGTGCTGTCTTCATATATGGATTGCCCTTTCACTCATAAGGTAACTAATTGTTCAGTTGAATCTAATATGTCCAGCATTTTCCTGTTGATTTGCCTCATCTCGTCCAACACTACATTTGCCATTGTAGCCAAGTTCCTCTCTTTGTGATTCAGTTCATCTGTGTGGTTTTGGGTACCGGCAAGGTCAAACCAATTGATAGATAATGAATCAAAGTGCAACAATTTGAGCAGTAAACAAAAGAATCAGAGCAGAACTGTCACCAAGAGAAATAGAGAATTGTATTCAATAATACCCAAACAGGTTTGGGTGTACAAGAAACAAATTTTCCCTCACACCCCAGCATTAGAAACACTGCCCCCAAAGTTATACTAGctgcaaaattacaaattaaattcCTCTCCACGCTCTCACTCTCTTCCACTATATATAGTTTTGTAGCTGCTGCATTCACGCATTCTGGAATTCCCTCCAACAGAAATGGGCTGAGCTGGCTGGTAACTTCCATTTGTTCTAGAGGCTTCTTGGTTCTTGTAGCATAAACCACCCAATTATTTCTTTGGGCTCAGCTGGATAATTTTCTGTATCAGTTAATATCCCATATCTTTTGGGGATAGGGGTATTGTGCCCATTATAAAGCCTTGGACACTTCTTCCTCCTTGAGCTGCCTTTTGCGGGTGAGCTAGGTCTGCCCGTTTTCTTTAGATAAGTAAACAATAGACTTTACATCTTATATGGTCTCACTGATATTAATTGATTTCTTGTATTTACAATCACAATTTGGACCGTCTTTCCAGCTGAAATTTTTGGTTATTAATTTAAGGATTTAACCTGTCTCTAGAATTTATAATATGGTATCTTTTAAATATTTTGTGACTTGGTGGCTTTCCCCCCCTTATGCTTTTCTAATGGTATTGCAGAGGgatgaaagaattgaaagaagtGTTTCAAGGATGATGACTGTTATTGATCTTGCACGTAATATCCGTGAGCGGCACAACAAACCTCTGAAATCACCACTGAGGTGAACATAACTCATATCTTGTTCATTTATCTCTTTAGTTTAGttacctttctttttttttttggctctttgtttattttctttcctggttcattattttgatcatattatgCATTTTGCAAACTGCAGGGAGATGATAGTAGTTCATCCTGATGCAGACTTCCTTGATGACATAGCAGGAAAACTAAAGGAGGTTTGTGAATAAAATGGCCAGACCGTGTACTGGTTGTTCATTAATCATTCATAGATATGGAACTTATAACGTTTCTTTGTGGTCATTTGGTCTACCTGTCCTGATTGATATTCTCTACACTGCTGATTTTCCTGCTGATAGCCATTTATCAGTTAAATTTAATAGTAGTTCAGTGTTCTTGTTGGCTGTTAACAATCTGCTTTCCATAGTAAGGAGGTATAATTCCCctcccttaaaaaaaaaaaaaagaaagagaaaaagaacaatTGTATTGCTTGATATTACATGCATCTTCTTTGTCCCTTGTTTTTttcctagcattttttttttcattattaatattttgAGTACTATACAATTTAGAATTAAGTTCCAGTGCTGATTTTCACGTTCTGCAAAATGACTATGAGAAGACTATTTACATTCATGTGTCCTCACTCTAGTTTTCTAGTTGCCATTTTACAATTACAGTATCTGGCCAATGTTTTTGATGGGCAAGCATGACATGTGGCCGGCTTTAGGCCTTAGAATGTTATTGCATGTTTGGTGGAATTTTGGAATGCTTCCTGTTGAATTTTTCCTGTATCAGTGGAATTGGAGGTTGTTTTTGGTGCATCAAATAAAATGTAGGATTGTTTTGGATACAAAAATGTTCCTTAGCTTAGGATGCAAACCTTAATAGTTTTTGTCATGAAGTTTATAGTTCATGGCCACTAATAATAGGTGTTATATAGTTTATGCACATTGATTCTGGTTAATTTGCTCTCAATTTCTATTATTTGTTTTGGCTTTATGATTGGTGTATTGTATTTGCATGTTAGTATGTGCTGGAGGAACTCAATGTAAGATCTCTTGTCCCATGTATTGACACTCTGAAGTATTCTTCTCTGCGTGCAGAGCCAGAGTTCAGgtatgcaaattttttttttaaggtctTATGTTGCTGCTCTGTCCTTACATTAATTTTCTTTTGGTTATTTTCTTCTAGTGTGCTGGGTAAACGACTTGGAAAATCAATGGGTATTGTTGCCAAAGAAATTAAAGCAATGTCTCAGAAAGATATCTTAGCATTTGAGGAAGCTGGAGAAGCTACTATTGCTTCACACACTCTAAAGCTGGCTGATATCAAGGTGCTTCTTTTTTGCCTTGTTAATCTATTTCATTCTACTAGCATGTAATTGTCCTTAATAAAGAACAACAACAACTAAGTGTTAATCCCAAACCTTTCATGGAAATAAAAGTGGGTTAATTTCTGTGCATGAGATATTCTTACCGAAAACATCTGTTAGACTTTCAATACCAAGTTATATTGGGTGGTGCTTTACAACTTTCCTAATAAGTTTGTTGTCTTTATTGTTGTCTGCAGATGTATTATTCCATTATTTTCCTGTTTTTCTCTTTTGGATTCCTTACCTTGGTGTTGTTTCCATGTATAGAATTCATTTTCTAATATCACGAGTAGGATTGTGGTTTTTGTAATCCCATATGCTGTATATTAACCACCTCATATTGGTTCTTAAGAAACCCTCAGTTTTGACTCTTTAATTGGGTAGCTTTTACCTTTTGACAAGGATTGACCAGCATTATTGTAATATCCGATGCCTCATTTTTTTTGGACTTAAGGTTGTTCGGGAATTCAAACGTCCTGCTGGTTTGACAGAGAAGGAGATAGATGCTGCTGGAGATGGTAGGAGTCAGTGATTGCATGTAGTTACACCATTTTATGGCTCAGGCATACATGCCTCATGTTTTTGGTGTCAAATGTTTTAGGTGATGTTTTGGTGATTATGGATCTGCGTCCTGATGAATCATTGTACGAGGCTGGTGTTGCTCGTGAGGTATTTTGCAAATTTATCTGATGTCAGTTCTTCAATATACATGAATGAAAATAGCATTGCTATGTCCATGCCCTATAATTTTACTTTGGTATGTATCCATCTTATTACTGTTTATCAAGGACCTCTGGTTTCTTTTAAATGGATTGGCTGAACCTGGTTCTTGGCAGGTTGTTAATAGAATTCAGAAGTTGCGGAAAAAAGTTGCCCTTGAACCTACAGATGTGGTGGACGTTTATTTTGAATCATTAGATGAAGATAAGTCAAAGTTAGAACGAGTTCTGAATTCGCAGGTAATGTCTTTGTCTGTATACGTACGCACGCACATATACTGTATGTATCCCTCGATATGTGGGTCTTGGGAATCAGATTAAATTGTATATATGATTTGTTTTCAAATCCAtgttttctttctctctcttccccTTAGCTAAATTTTTATGAGGCGACATTTGTTGCACCTTACATGGCTATTTACTGTTACATTTTCTGATTATGTAATGCTCGTGCACAGCTGTTAACCTTTTGTGGTTGTTTCTGGCTATTTAGATCTATACCATGTAGACACATCGCATGTGGCCAtctttttggatatctaacattGTACATTGTTTGTGTTGAGACTTGAGAGGTTTCCTTGCTATATTTAGTACATCAGCCTTTGGGCAAAGATTTTATCTTCCTGGCGTAACACTATGTGTGTTTATAAAATCAGCTTGTTAATTCTGTGTCTGTCATTTGTAATTGATCAGAGCTGAAGTATATTTTCACATGCAGGAACAATATATTAGGGATGCAATTGGATCTCCATTACTATCCTCTACCCTGATGCCACCACAAGGGGTAAGTTGTGTTGAATGATGTACATTTTTCGTTTTGAGGAATCCCCACATTTTTCATACCACTAATTCAGGCTAataataaattggaaaaacatcaTTACAGTCGAGTGGGAGGGACCTAAATATTTAAAGAGAGGACCAACATGTTGCGAGTAATCTCTATTGGTTTTTTGGGTTAATGTTTCTAATTGTTACAGTTGCTAGTCATAGctttttttcaatttctttttattGTGTAAATTTGTGTGCCACTTTAAGCATGAGTTTTCTTTTATCCTTGTGCATCCAAGTTTTATAAATTTGCACTGGGGTATAGGGGTGCACCATGTCAAATCAAAGTGCCCTTCTATGCCATTCTTTAAATGCAGTTCACGAGATTGCTTCCTTTGTTATGAATTTAATCCTTTATCAATTTGCTTAtatgaaagaagaaaaagaatacgATATATTCACAGGAGTTTGTGTGTTTCAATGTTTAATTTTCCATTTAAATTAAAACATAGATCACAGGTTGTATACAGTGATAAGAGTTTGTGTATGCGTGCATGTGCTTgcattttcaaataattttctttcctATATAAATTGTTATACGCAAATGGCAGGTTGTAATTGGGGAGGAGAGTTACCATCAGATATATGAATTGTCTTTCACTATTTACTTGGCTAGAGCTGCTCTAGTGTTCAAATCAGATGCTATTCTGGCATTATATGCAGGTATCTTGCTTTGTCTTCTGTCCATCTCTTCCCACTACCTAGCTCTCCTCTTGATAGTTTCTCTCTAGCTCTGCGCCTTGGTCTTTTTCACCAGAAGCAAGCCATTGCTTGGTGTTCTCCCTCATCCCCTCCCTGATGTTTATAAATGATTGCAGGAAATACAAAATTTGCTCGTGGTCTGGAAACTTATCTGTCATCTAGGGACCATTCTAATCTGAGATCAGAATTTCAGCTCAGAAATGGCAAGGTTAGTTCTTGCTTTACCCAACTATATTTGAGCAGCCATTGCAACCAGATTAGTATTTGTCTCATGGAGATTTCTCGTTCTTCTGTTTCTTCAGATAACAATTGATTGCATCGAAAATCAGCCTGCTGTCAATGTTGTATTAGGAGAACATTTATTTTTGACTGTTGGTGATTACTTTCTGAGAACAAGGGAGGTAAAGTCATTTGTTTTTATGTGAATAATTTAGTACTTaatgattaattttatttcatgtaGTGTAGAAAACCAATGCCACTTAACTCTTGGTGTTTTACATAGCAAAACCCGAAATTTTCGTGCTTAATTTTCTTGTCAAATTTCTAGGCGGAGTGAGAGCTGGTTGAAGCTGTCGGGAGCATACTTGACGCTGATGTTGTCTGGGTGACTTAGCGTGAGTTAAAATGGTTGTGCAAACAGCCATGATTGATTGATGCATGTTCTTGGGCCTGCACTCATTCCTGGCTAGAGACGCGTCTGTTTGGAGGATTAATGATGGAAACAGTGATATAAGAAAGAGCTGAGAAAGGATAGCATGAGCCAGAGAGTTGTTAGTAATACAAGGGTATCTTGTTTATTCATTTACGTGATCAGGTATATCTCAGTTCTACCATTTTACCCGTGTGTTgtgctggttttttttttttttaataaattaaaattattaattattatataaaattataggaTGTCACTTTGTTACTTGAttgtatttttaaatttgtatCCTTATCGGTTCTACATTTTAGAATTTTATCTACATttgtaatttataaaattttgtacGATTCTAAAAGAAATTAGTATAAAAACAATTTGGTTGTTCCTTTTTTATTTGtggattatatattttaaataaaagaaattttcaTAGCAAGTTCTTACTGGTTTATTGACATGGAGATGGACATACAATGACATGAAAGAACTTACAATTAAATCAGGTCCACCTTATGGTTGATACCTAAGCAAGTAATGCTATCATTGTTAGGTGATAATCAATTTTGCATTACTTTGATCTGCATATGTAAATTGTTTTTGAAAGAAAAAATTATGAACATTTGGGTTTCATTTGCTTTGCAAAAAATTTTTACTTGGAAAATTTTTTATTCATCAaaggaaaaattaaatcataaattcaatgaaagagagaaaattaaTCAGATCATAACCTTTATCAACTTTGTTATTTTATGTGTCCTACTCTTTGCTTTCCATGTAGTATATATGATTGCATCATCGAGTTTTAACTCACTGTAATTCTAAGATAAATAATTTCCTTGTCAATCGAAAACATATTTCTTAGAGCAGATAATATAGTGAATTACAAAGCTACGGTGTCAGCTCAATAAGAAAGAAGGCTTTCTGACATGCAATTTTCAtggaattcttaaaatttaaatctatGGAAGTAAAAATGGTTTTTATAGTTTCCTCAAAATTATAATAACTATTGACATGGCCTTTGTTTTTTCACCACAAATTAAGtataaagttttataattttttgcatttatttaaattatgagAATCTTAATTTTAGCATTAATTTTATTAATCTCTGAAaaatttcctccaaattttgaaataataattttaatcaaatttaaaatttaacattTGTTTTTATCACCAATTGTACAAATAGATTGAATGTTggagagaaaaaaataaattttcgtgGCATAAAAATTTAtctcaatttattttatttacatagaattaaaattttttagttaatatttataataatagttataaattattattttaaaatattaattaatctaAAAATATTTTACACGCTTAAATtcttaaaacttaaatttaattttttttatgaagacTCTTAAATTCTAAATTAAATTATCTAAAAGTTAATCTCTTTTTTAGCAGTTAAAAATTactacaataaatattaattatgatttatgaattttCTTTGTTATTATGTTATtcctaattatttattaataaaatatataaatgaagAGGCTTTTTAGAATGGAAAGAAGCTCAAAATAGATCTCAAAGTAGTTTTatgaatatattaaattatattacaaCAAGTTACTGTAATTTCATATCAGCATTCGGAGTCCTCAGATCCTTCAGTTTGGAGCCCCCGCCTTCAAATTCCTTCGAAGTTAATTTCGACGCCGTTGTGGATGGTAGCTCAAAAAGGGGCTCCACAGCACTTGTTTTAGCGGCTTTAGCCTGTTGAGACGCCTTGATAGTGGTTCAAGCTTTGCAGGGCCATGCTATTCGTAGTGACATCACAATATAATCAAGGACGTTAAGGATCTTTCTTCTATTTTGTCCTTCGCTCCTATTAGAAGTTCTGGTGATCAAGCGCCTCATGCTCTTGCCGATGGAGTCATTAAGGTACCCATACATTTATACATGTCCACTTCTCTTCTTTCATTATACTCGCGCCTGAACCTGAAGAGCAGTTTCTGCAGCATGCTAAACACTTTCTATTTTCATGAACTTGAAGCAGAACTATTACCAGTTTAACCATTGTTAATGGTTTTATAGCACCATTGCAGTGCCCTATGCACTTGAAAAGTATAGAGACGGATCAAAGTTCCAGCAGTTAGCTACTTTTTCATAAAGTTTTCACAAAATTTAAGTCCATTagcattcacaaaatggcacgtTAGGTTTCCAGACATGAAGTTCTCTTGCATGATGATGCAGAAATATCCCATTACTTCAGCCGCTTAATCCACATATTGCCTTGCCAATCTTAAGCTTCTATGGTGTGCCCTTTGATGTGAGCATTGTGATTTATAACAGGAAAGAAAGATACCTTCTCCACTCTGAGTTCTTTGAACCCACCTTGTGCAGTTGATTCAAGGTAATTTGaaccaaaaacaaaaaaaaaaaaaggaaatactTCAACATTGCAATTTAGAATACAGGGGGAAAATGGCCCAAATGATGATTACATGGATACCCCTACAAGTAGTAATTTCAACCTGAACTAGAAACAGCTTCCTGACAATTTTCCGATTCAAAAGATCTTTCTTCATCTTCAGGAAAACTAGGAGCTTTTGGAATCAAACCAAGCACCTTAAACATGAGTTGATCAGCATCAAAATCATTGTTAGGAGTTGTCAACAGCTTCTCACCAGTAAAGATAGAATTTGCACCAGCAAGGAAACAGAGAGCCTGTTCGGGCATCGAGAAACGGACTCTACCAGCTGACAACCTGACCATTGCTTTTGGCATGACTATTCGAGCAGTAGCGATCATTCGAATCATCTCCCATATTTCAACAGGCTGAAAAAGAGGTACATAGATGATTATTATTCAAGTTCAAAATTCTCAAAGCAATCTAACAGAACATGGGTAGGACAGGAGTCTGATGAAAACATTACACAAATAAGCAACTCATTTAATGTTTAGAAGGTGCTCTAGATTAGCAATATGTTGGCAACAATTACTGTCATACTATGGAGTGCCCCTTCAATATTCATTAATAGAGAAAagtttgttaatttttttctatgctagtttttcatcaacattttGATTGCTTAATGAGCATAAGCCTTGGTATAACAATAAGGTTGCTCCATTGTGACATGAAGCTTAAATGTATGGTTAATTTCATTCGCTGTCATAGAACTTCAAATGTTGGGTTAATCTCATTCATTGTCAACAGACTTTTCGCTAAACTTCAATTGTTACCTAAAAATATCTGAACATTAAGTAAAATATTAGCAATATAACTCATTTTTTTAAGCCAATTCTCACAaaattttcaaaagtttttttaataagaaaatttgTCATATCATCATCGATTTTTCAATATTTTCTCTTCCCAGTTATTGTCTCTCCTCCCTCTCATTCCCAGACACTCTCTCCACCCTCTTCGCatagaattaattaaaatccactaataaattatataaatcaaTGACAAGAGAAGATCTAATTCAAACCTTATCACTCTGGCATAACCGTATGATACCCAGATCCATAATCCacaattgagagagagagagagagagagagagagagagagagcaattaAGAAGAGAAAAGACAGAAAAATCTATGTTGATTTGAtagaatttttagtttaaaaaattaaaaaaaaaaaaaattcaacgtcAAGTTTTTGGGAGAGAATTGACCAAAAATGCTGTAACTGATATTATTGATATTTAAATTAATGTTCATGGATTTTTAAGAAACAAATTGAAGATTAGTGACTTTAAGTGCGCTAAGGACAAGTTTACTGGGTGAAATTAAACCGTCATATGTTCAAACCACAAAAAACAGCTTCATTGAACGCCTACAATGCTCCCATGTATTATGacacctttttatttatttatttattttttttgctaAGATGATTAGTTTTGGCTTCTTCAACCATGTTATTGAGGACAACAATCCAGAGCAAAATTAAATGCAATGGATCAAATACAGTTTTAACAATTCCAATTTTGTACTAAATCAAAATGCTCATCATGAACAGGACATATGCTGTAAAATGTTATGCACAATCATGAAAAATGCCAGAAAAACAACCATAACCTTTGCATTAAACAGAATTAGAATTACCTTCTGATCTTGTAGAGGTGTGCCTTTTACTGCCAAGAGTGCATTGATTGGAACACTCTCTGGGTGAGTAGGGAGTGTTGCCAAGGTATGCAACAGACCAACGCGGTCTTCCTCTGCTTCTCCAAGCCCTATTATGCCTCCTatcaacagaaaaaaaaaaaaaaaaggttaaatcCCATAATTATTCATCTTTCCCACAGAAAAAAACAAAAATTCATATCTGGAATCTATGATGAAAATAGCATGGAGACATGGAGGAAGAATTCACTCTTGATGTTAAAACAAAAACTGCGCCACATTTTCCACAATGCAACTTTAATTGGCCTAATTATTACCAATACCTTAAGCTTAGATACGTATCATTAGAAAAATACTAGTACAAGGCAAACATTACTAACTGATGTTTACAGTTTAAATTCAAATAGCGGTAAAAAAGGGAACTGATTACAAAGACAATGGCATACTGTAATCAGAGGATACAAGTCCACCATTAATTGCAGTTAAATTTGAAATATCCAAATACAAGTTTATTGCAGTAAAATGGTATAACATGCATGTACATATGTACTTGCACACACATGCATACTTCATAACTTGTAATTTACTACTACAATCTCTAATTTATTCCATGTTAACTTAATTCAAGATAAAAGGTGCTCAGCTTGTTAACCTATTTCGTGACTCATGGAAATTGAGAGCACCATAAAAATATAAATGCATATCCTGGACCTGGAACAAACTGTGTTGTAGTATGGCTTTGCACTAATATTTTGGTAGCAGAGACACTGGCTGGTATGAAAAATCAATTTAAACATTCATGTTTATCATACATTCACTTAAGAAGAAGAATAATATAGAGGAAAGTTGAACAGGACTTCATTGCCATATAACAATCCAATTAGATAATAATCATTCTGCAGTTTAAAAAATCACCTGAGCAGACATTGATTCCTGCTTCTCTGACATATTCAAGGGTTTTCAAGCGTTCATCGTAAGTCCTTGTTGTGATTATATGTGGGTAATATTCTCTCGAGGTGTCAAGATTATGATTATAAGCAGTAAGGCCCGCTTTTTTGAGTTCTTGAGCCTGTTGTTTCTCTAACATTCCTAGAGTACAGCATACTTCTATGCCCATATCCCTGGAACACACAAGACATTTCAATTGCAGATAGGACAGTTGATTCAAAGAAAATGAAGGATGGGAAGTCAGGGGATGGTCCTGTCACTCAATATATTTCATGAAGTGAATGAACTCAAGCATGCAACTTGCAGTCCTTCCTTTTCAAGTTCAAGGCTTGCAATTGCACCAGACAATAATCCTTATACTGAACATTTGAgggaaaattcaaaataatatggcAAATAATTATCATAAGAAGATTTAAGTATATTTaagtacaattaaattataatgatttttttattaaaaataatagaaaaacatTAAGAATGAAAATAATTGGATATTCTTTCCAATTCATAATACAGTAAAagaaaatctttcaatcaaatgaCTTTTGTAAGTTTTACCAAGACAAGAAAAGATAAATTATAAAACTAAACACTGTGAGGAAAGATATATTCTTGTTATTGCCAGGCTCTTCTATAAAGTAGGAGATGATTCTTCTTAAGCATCAATTGAAAAGGAATCATCATATGTTCTTTTAGTATGCCATCCATAAAATTCCTAGCTGGTGTACCAGAGCTCACTTCCAAGAACATCAAAACAAAAGCAGTAAAACGAAAAATAGCTGTAGAACTATTATTTTACAGCTATAATACCAACTCTAGGAACATAGGAATAAAATATTTATGGTGCCTGATTTTAAGCAAAGTAGAAGCTCGTCATTTGTTATTGCATAAAAACACCAACAACTAACAAAGATGGATGGAGAGACATAGAAAtccaaattttcattaattaacaaAGTAACAATCGCAACATCAATAATAGTGGAATGTCACTGAATCTTTCACATTGGACTTCTAGTGATAACCTATCTAAACTATCATGCAACCAATCCACCATTAAAAGCAGAATAATATGGTGCATTACACCtaccaataaatttcaataaaagaATAACAGTAagaaaaaaccaaaaaaaaaaaaaaagaaagaggaaaggTTTACTACCCAGAATTATTATTTCCTAACAGGTCACAACTTCTCTAACTATGCAGTAATATGATATTTTTGACAAAAGATTGTCCAATCATATTAAAATCCAAAAGGATTCTGTCTCAATTTATCAGAAAAATGTCATTTTTCTGTGTTTGGTTGCAGTTCCTATTAAAACTTCTATGTAAACTCTTTAGGTTTCAGGTTGCACCAAACACAGAAAAATGTCATTTTTCTGTGTTTGGTGCAACCTGAAACCTAAAGAGTTTACATAGAAGTTTTAATAGGAACTGCAGCATATATAAATTGCTGGAAGTATTTTATCAAAAATTCTCTTATTTAGAACCTTCTTTCATAGGTTCGCAGCCGTATAATGGCCTTTGCACACAATCACATGGTTACACAATATTATTTTACCATGATATTGTCAAAAGCAGGGTGTGTTCCTCACCTTATTTCTTTTACATAATCTAGGATCTGGTTAAAGTTGGTCTTCCTTCCAACTGTGTCCCTCCATGCAGCACCCATACAAAAACGTGTGCTACCAGCTTCTTTTGCCTGCCAAATCATATAATCAAGATGCTACTTTATCACATGCAACATAGAAATATCAGAATGTTGAGTAGTATATTGTATTAACAATATCAAATGTTTATTTGTAAGGTGCAAATATTTTCCCCCTTCAGCTAACCTGTTTAATGAACCATACTTGAAATGAAGAAACTGAGCAAGTTCatgaaactttaattaaaaacAAAGCACAGCAAAACTCAGATAGAAAACACAATTTTCTATAAGAAAAATA contains these protein-coding regions:
- the LOC110643926 gene encoding biotin synthase, mitochondrial, producing MFSIRSIFRPQQLRPSSLFSLHSSYSSSTSASAASIQADRTIREGPRNDWTRREIKDVYDSPLLDLLFHGALVHRHAQNFREVQQCTLLSIKTGGCSEDCSYCPQSSRYSTGVKAQKLMTKEDVMEAAKKAKEAGSTRFCMGAAWRDTVGRKTNFNQILDYVKEIRDMGIEVCCTLGMLEKQQAQELKKAGLTAYNHNLDTSREYYPHIITTRTYDERLKTLEYVREAGINVCSGGIIGLGEAEEDRVGLLHTLATLPTHPESVPINALLAVKGTPLQDQKPVEIWEMIRMIATARIVMPKAMVRLSAGRVRFSMPEQALCFLAGANSIFTGEKLLTTPNNDFDADQLMFKVLGLIPKAPSFPEDEERSFESENCQEAVSSSG